In Herbaspirillum seropedicae, a single window of DNA contains:
- the argA gene encoding amino-acid N-acetyltransferase, translated as MEKQTEFVNWLRSVAPYVHAFRGKTFVVAFPGELVTAGDLQVLAQDLSLLHALGIRVVVVHGSRPQVAEQLALRNVEARFHNGLRVTDSAALECAKEAAGELRLDIEAAFSQGLPNTPMAHSAIRVISGNFVTARPMGVIDGVDLQLTGVVRKIAADVIQPIMNAGGIVLLSPLGFSPTGEAFNLTMEDVAVSAAIALRAEKLIFLSETPMMTDAGGAEIRELSSHQAEAVLSAGFLSPEAAFYLASVVKACNAGVSRAHIVPFATDGSALLELFTHDGVGTMVTYENLESLRQATIEDVGGILKLIEPLEADGTLVKRGRELIEREIHYFSVIEHDNVIFGCAALYPFPKERMGEMACLTVNPEVQGQGDGDRILKHIETRAREAGLTKLFVLTTRTSHWFLKRGFVLAGVNDLPQDRQQIYNWQRKSQVLIKNLY; from the coding sequence ATGGAAAAACAGACCGAATTCGTCAACTGGCTGCGCTCCGTCGCGCCCTATGTCCACGCCTTCCGCGGCAAGACCTTCGTGGTCGCCTTTCCGGGCGAGCTGGTCACGGCCGGCGACCTGCAAGTGCTGGCCCAGGATCTCTCCCTGCTGCATGCGCTGGGCATCCGCGTGGTGGTGGTGCATGGCTCGCGCCCGCAGGTGGCCGAGCAGCTGGCGCTGCGCAATGTCGAGGCGCGCTTCCACAACGGCCTGCGCGTGACTGACAGCGCCGCCCTGGAATGCGCCAAGGAAGCCGCTGGCGAATTGCGCCTGGACATCGAGGCCGCCTTCAGCCAGGGCCTGCCCAATACGCCCATGGCCCATTCGGCCATCCGCGTGATCTCGGGCAACTTCGTCACGGCCCGCCCCATGGGCGTGATCGATGGCGTGGACCTGCAACTGACCGGCGTGGTGCGCAAGATCGCCGCCGACGTCATCCAGCCCATCATGAACGCGGGCGGCATCGTCTTGCTCTCGCCGCTGGGCTTCTCACCCACCGGCGAAGCCTTCAACCTGACCATGGAAGACGTGGCCGTCTCGGCGGCCATCGCGCTGCGCGCCGAAAAGCTGATCTTCCTGTCGGAAACGCCGATGATGACCGACGCCGGCGGCGCCGAAATCCGCGAACTGTCCTCGCACCAGGCCGAGGCCGTGCTGTCGGCCGGCTTCCTCTCGCCGGAAGCGGCCTTCTACCTGGCCAGCGTGGTCAAGGCCTGCAATGCCGGCGTCTCGCGCGCCCACATCGTGCCCTTCGCCACCGATGGCTCGGCGCTGCTGGAGCTGTTCACCCACGATGGCGTGGGCACCATGGTCACCTACGAAAACCTGGAAAGCCTGCGCCAGGCCACCATCGAAGACGTGGGCGGCATCCTCAAGCTGATCGAACCGCTGGAAGCCGACGGCACCCTGGTCAAGCGGGGCCGCGAACTGATCGAACGCGAAATCCACTATTTCTCGGTCATCGAGCACGACAACGTCATCTTCGGTTGCGCCGCCCTCTATCCCTTCCCCAAGGAGCGCATGGGCGAGATGGCCTGCCTGACCGTGAACCCCGAAGTGCAGGGCCAGGGCGATGGCGACCGTATCTTGAAGCACATCGAGACCCGCGCCCGCGAGGCCGGCCTGACCAAGCTCTTCGTGCTGACCACGCGCACCTCGCACTGGTTCTTGAAGCGCGGCTTCGTGCTGGCAGGCGTGAACGACCTGCCGCAAGACCGCCAGCAGATCTACAACTGGCAACGCAAGTCACAGGTCCTGATCAAGAACCTGTACTAA
- a CDS encoding enhanced serine sensitivity protein SseB C-terminal domain-containing protein, producing the protein MQAETSPSLSPLEEALLRARGDPEARPAFYRMLLDSTVFVRGNPPPDGNREQVQIMRWPGDDGAMMLPMFSSLLEIEQAFDKDASCVGMTVRELFRMCGDGRTIFILYPDSPHAKYFVPGEVAHVLQEDNGGVPVAREVGGGGSVQLGSPAQPPQAMLEALSTLFARHDKVKAAYLSMMHDPAHDPQPALVVGIDLPASHMERVMREVGPVIAQHAPANTAVDMLRVEPGNGIADYMLAETKPFYERQQRERVGFFKSLFGGGR; encoded by the coding sequence ATGCAAGCCGAAACCTCCCCATCCCTGTCTCCCCTTGAAGAAGCCTTGCTCCGCGCCCGGGGCGACCCGGAAGCGCGGCCCGCCTTCTACCGCATGCTGCTGGATTCCACCGTCTTCGTGCGCGGCAACCCGCCGCCGGACGGCAACCGCGAGCAGGTCCAGATCATGCGCTGGCCCGGTGACGATGGGGCCATGATGCTGCCCATGTTCAGTTCCCTGCTGGAGATCGAGCAAGCCTTCGACAAAGACGCCTCCTGCGTGGGCATGACGGTGCGCGAGCTGTTCCGCATGTGTGGCGATGGGCGGACGATCTTCATCCTCTATCCGGACAGCCCCCACGCCAAGTATTTCGTGCCCGGCGAAGTGGCTCATGTCCTGCAGGAGGATAACGGCGGCGTGCCCGTGGCGCGTGAGGTGGGTGGAGGCGGCAGCGTGCAGCTGGGCAGCCCCGCGCAGCCGCCGCAGGCCATGCTGGAGGCGCTGTCGACGCTGTTCGCGCGCCATGACAAGGTCAAGGCCGCCTACCTGTCCATGATGCATGACCCGGCCCATGACCCGCAGCCTGCGCTGGTGGTCGGCATCGACCTCCCTGCGAGCCACATGGAACGGGTGATGCGCGAAGTCGGCCCGGTGATCGCACAGCACGCGCCAGCCAATACGGCAGTGGACATGTTGCGCGTGGAGCCCGGCAACGGCATCGCCGACTACATGCTGGCCGAGACCAAACCGTTCTATGAGCGCCAGCAGCGCGAGCGGGTGGGCTTCTTCAAGTCCCTGTTTGGCGGGGGGCGCTAG
- the rpiA gene encoding ribose-5-phosphate isomerase RpiA, with protein MTQDELKQAVAKAAIEYVVDGEIIGVGTGSTANFFIDELGKIKHRIKGAVASSEATAERLRSHGITVFDLNEVETMPVYIDGADEINGGGAMIKGGGAALTREKIVASVAQKFVCIADGSKLVEVLGKFPLPVEVIPMSHAVVARKLAALGGEPRLRVKDGKPVVTDNGCYIIDVLGLSITDPADVEDKINNIVGVVTNGLFARQGANVCLLGTADGVKKLEF; from the coding sequence ATGACTCAAGACGAACTGAAGCAGGCCGTGGCCAAGGCCGCCATCGAATATGTGGTCGATGGCGAGATCATCGGTGTGGGAACGGGCTCCACTGCCAATTTCTTCATCGATGAACTGGGCAAGATCAAGCACCGCATCAAGGGCGCCGTGGCTTCCTCGGAGGCCACGGCCGAGCGCCTGCGCTCGCACGGCATCACCGTCTTCGATCTCAACGAGGTTGAGACCATGCCGGTGTATATCGACGGGGCCGACGAGATCAATGGCGGCGGCGCCATGATCAAGGGTGGCGGCGCGGCGCTCACGCGCGAGAAGATCGTGGCCTCGGTGGCGCAGAAGTTCGTCTGCATCGCCGATGGCTCCAAGCTGGTGGAGGTGCTGGGCAAGTTCCCGCTGCCGGTGGAAGTGATCCCGATGTCGCATGCGGTGGTGGCGCGCAAGCTGGCGGCGCTGGGCGGCGAGCCGCGCCTGCGGGTCAAGGATGGCAAGCCGGTGGTGACCGACAACGGCTGCTACATCATCGATGTGCTGGGTTTGTCCATCACCGATCCGGCTGATGTGGAAGACAAGATCAACAACATCGTCGGCGTGGTCACCAATGGCCTGTTCGCGCGCCAGGGGGCCAATGTCTGCCTGCTGGGCACGGCTGACGGGGTGAAGAAGCTGGAGTTTTGA
- the hrpA gene encoding ATP-dependent RNA helicase HrpA, with translation MSVTKAPTPAPAAQPQKNPQQERARGQRDARGPRRTDSAAEAAPAPAPLRNPLPPVTFPEELPVSGRRHEIAAALRAHQVIIVSGETGSGKTTQLPKICLELGRGEKGLIGHTQPRRIAASSTAKRIAQELNSPPGELVGYKVRFNDTLSKGAWIKLMTDGILLAETQTDPLLRQYDTIIIDEAHERSLNIDFLLGYLKQLLPKRPDLKIIITSATIDADRFARHFGREVKGEIVPAPVIEVSGRLYPVEIRYRPIDNADRSGVSTEVAQARARAEGRASQAQKDREQRDLMDAVVDAVDELARIGAGDVLVFLPGEREIRDAAEALRKHHPPHVEILPLFARLSAQEQERVFKTSNARRIVLATNVAETSLTVPGIRYVVDAGLARVKRYSYRNKVEQLQIEPVAQSAANQRAGRCGRVAAGVCIRLYDEQDFLQRPKFTDPEILRSSLASVILRMKSLHLTDVESFPFIEPPLGRAIADGYQLLQELGAVEEQGGVNRLTPLGKQLARLPLDPRVGRMILAGRDNACLTELLIIAAAVSVQDPRDRPMDAQNAADNAHKKFADEKSEFASYLKIWKWFEDAIAHKKSNRQLQEHCRENFLSQLRLREWRDVHSQLLTIVKEQGWRLNEAPATYDQLHLALLTGLLGNVGFKSEDDAQYLGARGIKFNIWPGAHLTKKPGRWVMAAELVDTARLYARCVANIQPEWLEKLGGHLLKKSWGEPRWEKRAAQVTASERATLYGLVVYSQRRINYGKINPAEAREIFIRDALVGGDFETRAPFFAHNQKLVREIENLEHKSRRLDVLVDDELIIGFYDKLIPHDICNGVDFEKWHKEATAADPKLLYLNRDDLMRHEAAGVTTELFPKTMNVAGIAMALSYHFEPGAARDGVTLTVPLYALNQVSADRCEWLVPGMLKEKVHLLLKSLPQKLRRHCVPLPDYAARFCERMEERKAFGRGNLIDAIIADIREQITLLVKPSDFKQETLSAHHAMNFKIVDEHGRQLEMGRNLAALQAEFGGQARQQFQKLAEQVAIAPREDEDNAAPSPAAATSKGGTSAAPAAAAPASVGEYSNLTSWSFGELPELLEITRGSGKQAQTLIGFPALVDRKTHCDLEVFDDPAEAARFHYAGLRRLFALQMKEQLKYLEKNIPGLQQMGMQFMALGSQEELREQILNAGLERAFLQDPLPRNADEFNRRRDEGKARLGLLVNEIARLCGQILAEYHALPKKLQGIKAHAQAAADMQAQLSQLVGKRFVAETDYGNLSHYPRYLKAINVRLDKLRADPARDTRLLAEWNSVALPYQRALKDRAGRADPKMTEFRWMLEELRVSLYAQELKTPMPVSVKRLQKVWESMQR, from the coding sequence ATGTCTGTTACCAAAGCCCCCACCCCAGCCCCCGCCGCCCAGCCGCAGAAGAACCCGCAGCAGGAGCGCGCGCGCGGACAGCGCGACGCCCGCGGTCCACGCCGCACCGACTCTGCCGCCGAGGCCGCGCCCGCGCCTGCGCCATTGCGCAATCCCTTGCCGCCGGTGACTTTCCCCGAAGAGCTGCCCGTCTCTGGCCGCCGCCACGAGATCGCCGCGGCGCTGCGGGCGCACCAGGTCATCATCGTCAGCGGCGAGACCGGTTCCGGCAAGACCACCCAATTGCCCAAGATCTGCCTGGAGCTGGGCCGTGGAGAAAAGGGCCTGATCGGCCACACCCAGCCGCGCCGGATCGCCGCATCCTCTACCGCCAAACGGATCGCGCAGGAATTGAATTCCCCGCCGGGCGAGCTGGTCGGCTACAAGGTGCGCTTCAACGACACGCTGTCCAAGGGCGCGTGGATCAAGCTGATGACCGACGGCATCCTGCTGGCCGAGACGCAGACCGATCCGCTGCTGCGCCAGTACGACACCATCATCATCGACGAGGCGCATGAACGCAGCCTCAACATCGATTTCCTGCTGGGCTACCTGAAGCAGTTGCTGCCCAAGCGTCCCGACCTGAAGATCATCATCACCTCGGCCACCATCGATGCCGACCGCTTCGCCCGTCATTTCGGGCGTGAGGTGAAGGGCGAGATCGTGCCGGCGCCGGTGATCGAGGTCTCGGGTCGGCTGTATCCGGTGGAGATCCGATACCGGCCCATCGACAATGCCGACCGCAGCGGCGTCTCCACCGAGGTGGCGCAGGCGCGGGCGCGCGCCGAGGGGCGCGCCAGCCAGGCCCAGAAGGACCGCGAGCAGCGCGACCTGATGGACGCCGTGGTCGATGCCGTGGATGAACTGGCACGCATCGGCGCGGGCGACGTGCTGGTCTTCCTCCCCGGCGAGCGCGAAATCCGCGATGCCGCCGAAGCGCTGCGCAAGCATCATCCGCCGCATGTGGAAATCCTGCCGCTGTTTGCGCGCCTGTCCGCGCAAGAGCAGGAGCGCGTCTTCAAGACCAGCAATGCACGCCGCATCGTGCTGGCCACCAATGTGGCCGAGACTTCGTTGACCGTGCCCGGCATCCGCTATGTGGTCGATGCCGGCCTGGCGCGGGTCAAGCGCTACAGCTACCGCAACAAGGTCGAGCAGTTGCAGATCGAGCCGGTGGCGCAATCGGCGGCCAACCAGCGCGCCGGTCGTTGCGGCCGGGTGGCGGCGGGTGTGTGTATCCGTCTGTATGACGAACAGGATTTCCTGCAGCGTCCCAAGTTCACCGATCCCGAAATCCTGCGTTCGTCGCTGGCCTCGGTGATCCTGCGCATGAAGTCGCTGCATCTGACTGATGTGGAGAGCTTCCCCTTCATCGAACCGCCGCTGGGCCGCGCCATTGCCGACGGCTACCAGCTGCTGCAGGAACTGGGCGCGGTGGAAGAGCAGGGCGGCGTGAACCGCCTGACGCCGCTGGGCAAGCAGTTGGCGCGCCTGCCGCTGGACCCGCGCGTGGGCCGCATGATCCTGGCCGGCCGCGACAATGCCTGCCTGACCGAACTGCTGATCATCGCCGCCGCCGTGTCTGTGCAAGACCCGCGTGACCGGCCCATGGATGCGCAGAATGCGGCCGACAACGCCCACAAGAAATTCGCCGATGAAAAGTCCGAATTCGCCAGCTACCTCAAGATCTGGAAATGGTTCGAAGACGCCATCGCCCACAAGAAATCGAACCGGCAATTGCAGGAGCATTGCCGCGAGAATTTCCTCTCGCAACTGCGCCTGCGCGAGTGGCGCGATGTCCATTCGCAATTGCTGACCATCGTCAAGGAGCAGGGCTGGCGTCTCAATGAAGCCCCCGCCACCTACGATCAGCTGCACTTGGCGCTGCTGACGGGCCTGCTGGGCAACGTCGGTTTCAAGAGCGAGGACGATGCGCAATACCTGGGTGCACGCGGCATCAAGTTCAACATCTGGCCCGGCGCGCATCTGACCAAGAAGCCGGGGCGTTGGGTGATGGCCGCCGAGCTGGTCGATACTGCCCGCCTGTATGCACGCTGCGTGGCCAACATCCAGCCCGAATGGCTGGAAAAGCTGGGGGGCCACCTGTTGAAGAAATCCTGGGGCGAGCCGCGCTGGGAAAAGCGCGCGGCCCAGGTCACCGCCTCCGAACGCGCCACGCTGTATGGGCTGGTGGTGTACAGCCAGCGCCGCATCAACTACGGCAAGATCAATCCGGCTGAAGCACGCGAGATCTTCATCCGCGACGCCCTGGTCGGCGGCGACTTCGAGACCCGCGCCCCGTTCTTCGCGCACAACCAGAAACTGGTGCGCGAGATCGAGAATCTGGAACACAAGTCGCGCCGTCTGGATGTGCTGGTGGACGATGAGCTCATCATCGGTTTCTACGACAAGCTGATCCCGCATGACATCTGCAATGGCGTGGACTTCGAGAAGTGGCACAAGGAGGCCACTGCCGCCGATCCCAAGCTGTTGTACCTGAACCGTGACGACCTGATGCGTCACGAGGCCGCTGGTGTGACCACGGAGCTGTTCCCCAAGACCATGAACGTGGCAGGCATCGCCATGGCCTTGAGCTATCACTTCGAACCCGGCGCTGCCCGTGATGGCGTCACGCTGACCGTGCCGCTGTATGCACTGAACCAGGTCTCGGCGGATCGCTGTGAATGGCTGGTGCCGGGCATGTTGAAGGAGAAGGTGCATCTGCTGCTGAAGTCCTTGCCACAGAAGCTGCGTCGCCATTGCGTGCCGCTGCCCGACTACGCCGCCCGCTTCTGCGAGCGCATGGAAGAGCGCAAGGCCTTTGGTCGCGGCAACCTCATCGACGCCATCATTGCTGATATCCGCGAGCAGATCACCCTGCTAGTCAAGCCCAGCGATTTCAAGCAGGAAACGCTGTCAGCCCACCATGCGATGAACTTCAAGATCGTCGATGAGCATGGGCGCCAGCTGGAGATGGGCCGCAACCTCGCCGCCCTGCAAGCCGAGTTCGGCGGGCAGGCGCGCCAGCAGTTCCAGAAGCTGGCCGAGCAGGTGGCCATTGCTCCCCGCGAGGACGAGGACAATGCCGCGCCTTCGCCCGCCGCCGCCACCAGCAAGGGCGGGACCAGCGCCGCGCCGGCTGCTGCTGCGCCGGCTTCGGTAGGCGAATACAGCAACCTCACCAGCTGGAGTTTTGGTGAATTGCCTGAGTTGCTGGAGATTACACGCGGCAGCGGTAAGCAGGCGCAGACGCTGATCGGTTTCCCCGCGCTGGTGGACCGCAAGACGCATTGTGACCTGGAAGTCTTTGATGATCCGGCCGAGGCGGCGCGCTTCCACTATGCCGGGCTGCGTCGTCTGTTTGCCTTGCAGATGAAGGAGCAGCTCAAGTACCTGGAAAAGAATATTCCGGGCCTGCAGCAGATGGGCATGCAATTCATGGCCCTGGGTTCGCAGGAAGAATTGCGCGAACAGATCCTCAATGCCGGCCTGGAGCGCGCCTTCCTGCAGGACCCGCTGCCGCGCAACGCCGACGAGTTCAATCGCCGCCGTGATGAAGGCAAGGCCCGGCTGGGTTTGCTGGTCAACGAGATTGCCCGCCTGTGCGGCCAGATACTGGCCGAGTACCATGCCCTGCCCAAGAAACTGCAAGGCATCAAGGCGCACGCGCAGGCAGCGGCTGACATGCAGGCGCAGCTATCGCAACTGGTGGGCAAGCGTTTCGTGGCCGAGACCGATTACGGCAATCTGAGTCACTATCCGCGTTATCTGAAGGCCATCAACGTGCGGCTGGACAAGCTGCGCGCCGATCCGGCACGTGATACACGATTGCTGGCGGAATGGAATTCGGTGGCGCTGCCGTATCAACGCGCCCTGAAGGACCGCGCCGGCAGGGCGGATCCGAAGATGACCGAGTTCCGCTGGATGCTGGAGGAGTTGCGCGTGTCGCTCTATGCACAGGAATTGAAGACGCCGATGCCGGTGTCGGTGAAGCGCTTGCAGAAGGTTTGGGAGAGTATGCAGCGGTGA
- a CDS encoding M16 family metallopeptidase yields MSLRCPRLALLVLSLGFFLSVPAAQAATATADAAPPAAIKSLPAGVSAGPSAEGISEYRFANGFKLLLLPDDSQPTVTVNITYLVGSRHENYGETGMAHLLEHLMFKGSPRHPSIPQDFSKRGMNFNGTTWLDRTNYYETFQASPDNLRWAIAMEADRMLNSKIARKDLDSEMTVVRNEFEAGETSPTRVMLKRMQSVAYDWHAYGRNTIGARSDIENVRIENLQAFYRTYYQPDNAVLLIAGKFDAAQVLQWVDQSFGRLPKPKRTLPAFWTVEPTQDGERQFVIRRRGDQQLVALAYKMPSALHPDATALGFAADILTDTPNGRLHKALVETGMATEVYAMPLEGMAPGLQMMVAKVKVGGDLDAVRQAMISAVESFSTQPPTPEEVARLHREAANSFETLQNNPQQLAVAMSNAIARGDWRLLFIERDRMQRLSSADIAAAAGRYFRRDNRTVGLYLPDDHPQRAEIPTAPALDTLLSQYQPRTAIASGEAFDPAPANIEQRTTRIAPGQPPHTALDLALLPKQSRGQTVSVSLHLRFGDAQSLFGQRNVAQLTEAMLMRGTDKLDRRQLADEFARLKINGSLYRFQTTRENLVPAIALVGEVFRHPRMDAAEFEQLKNETVAGLEAGRKDPDTRAGEALSVHFDHYPAGDWRAAQTLEQRIAAVRAVTLEQVKDFHRRFYGASQGELAVVGDFDPAQARSAIDQAFGGWTSAAPYARVLQTWADIPAKRLLVDTPDKENGVYFARQNIRLSDTDPDYPALAVANFLLGGSSLKSRLADRVRQQDGLSYGIYSGLQVAALTDAGHLTIYAIAAPQNLDKVDAAVREEIALALKDGFSEEELQRAKSGILQQRNQQRAGNDNVAATWTLLMNQDRNFLWQQEIDRKLASLTLAQVNAALRKYVDPARMTTVIARDETKVRKP; encoded by the coding sequence TTGTCCTTGCGTTGTCCGCGTCTTGCCCTCCTGGTCCTGAGCCTGGGTTTCTTCCTTTCCGTCCCCGCCGCGCAGGCTGCTACTGCAACTGCTGATGCTGCGCCGCCAGCGGCCATCAAGTCCCTGCCAGCGGGCGTAAGCGCCGGCCCCAGCGCCGAAGGCATCAGCGAATACCGTTTCGCCAACGGCTTCAAGCTGCTCCTGCTGCCGGACGACTCCCAGCCCACGGTCACGGTCAACATCACCTACCTGGTCGGCTCGCGCCACGAGAACTATGGCGAGACCGGCATGGCGCACCTGCTGGAACACCTGATGTTCAAGGGCTCGCCGCGCCATCCCAGCATTCCGCAAGATTTCAGCAAGCGCGGCATGAACTTCAACGGCACCACCTGGCTGGACCGCACCAACTACTACGAGACCTTCCAGGCCAGCCCGGACAACCTGCGCTGGGCCATCGCCATGGAAGCCGACCGCATGCTCAACTCGAAGATCGCCCGCAAGGACCTCGACAGCGAGATGACCGTGGTGCGCAACGAGTTCGAAGCCGGCGAGACCTCGCCCACTCGCGTGATGTTGAAGCGCATGCAGAGCGTGGCCTATGACTGGCACGCCTATGGCCGCAACACCATCGGTGCGCGCAGCGATATCGAGAACGTGCGCATCGAGAACCTGCAAGCCTTCTACCGCACCTACTACCAGCCCGACAACGCCGTGCTGCTCATCGCCGGCAAGTTCGATGCGGCCCAGGTGCTGCAATGGGTGGACCAGAGCTTTGGCCGCCTGCCCAAGCCCAAGCGCACCCTGCCCGCGTTCTGGACGGTCGAGCCGACCCAGGACGGCGAACGGCAATTCGTGATCCGCCGTCGCGGTGACCAGCAACTGGTGGCGCTGGCCTACAAGATGCCCTCCGCCCTGCACCCCGACGCCACCGCCCTGGGCTTTGCCGCCGACATCCTGACCGACACGCCCAATGGCCGCCTGCACAAGGCGCTGGTGGAAACCGGCATGGCCACCGAGGTCTACGCGATGCCCTTGGAAGGAATGGCCCCTGGCCTGCAGATGATGGTGGCCAAGGTCAAGGTCGGCGGTGATCTGGACGCGGTGCGCCAGGCCATGATCAGCGCCGTCGAATCCTTCAGCACCCAGCCGCCCACGCCCGAGGAAGTGGCGCGCCTGCATCGCGAAGCCGCCAACAGCTTCGAAACCCTGCAAAACAATCCACAACAGCTGGCCGTGGCGATGTCCAACGCCATCGCCCGCGGCGACTGGCGCTTGCTCTTCATCGAACGTGACCGGATGCAGCGCCTCTCCAGCGCCGATATTGCCGCTGCAGCGGGCCGTTACTTCCGCCGCGACAACCGCACCGTCGGCCTCTACCTCCCCGACGACCATCCCCAGCGCGCCGAGATCCCCACCGCCCCGGCTCTGGATACCCTGCTCTCGCAATACCAGCCGCGCACGGCCATTGCCTCCGGCGAAGCCTTCGATCCGGCCCCGGCCAATATCGAACAGCGCACTACCCGCATCGCCCCCGGCCAGCCGCCCCATACCGCCCTGGACCTGGCGCTGCTGCCCAAGCAGTCACGCGGCCAGACGGTATCGGTCAGCCTGCACCTGCGCTTTGGCGACGCCCAGAGCCTGTTCGGCCAGCGCAACGTGGCCCAGTTGACCGAGGCCATGCTCATGCGCGGCACCGACAAGCTGGACCGCCGCCAGCTGGCCGATGAATTCGCCCGCCTGAAGATCAATGGCAGCCTCTACCGCTTCCAGACCACCCGCGAGAACCTGGTCCCGGCCATTGCCCTGGTGGGCGAGGTGTTCCGTCATCCACGCATGGATGCGGCCGAGTTCGAGCAATTGAAGAACGAGACCGTGGCCGGGCTGGAAGCGGGTCGCAAGGACCCTGACACCCGTGCAGGAGAGGCGCTGTCGGTCCACTTCGACCATTACCCGGCGGGCGACTGGCGTGCCGCGCAGACGCTGGAGCAGCGTATCGCCGCCGTGCGTGCTGTGACGCTGGAGCAGGTGAAGGATTTCCATCGCCGCTTCTACGGCGCATCCCAGGGCGAGCTGGCGGTCGTGGGCGACTTCGACCCCGCCCAGGCGCGCAGCGCCATTGACCAGGCCTTTGGCGGCTGGACCAGCGCCGCGCCCTATGCACGGGTGTTGCAGACCTGGGCCGATATCCCCGCCAAGCGCCTGCTCGTCGATACCCCCGACAAGGAAAACGGGGTCTATTTCGCCCGCCAGAACATTCGTCTGAGCGACACCGATCCCGACTACCCGGCCCTGGCCGTGGCCAACTTCCTGCTGGGTGGTTCCAGCCTGAAGTCGCGCCTGGCCGACCGCGTGCGCCAGCAGGACGGCCTGTCCTACGGCATCTACAGCGGTCTGCAGGTGGCCGCCCTGACCGACGCCGGCCACTTGACCATCTACGCCATCGCCGCGCCCCAGAACCTGGACAAGGTCGATGCCGCCGTCCGTGAAGAGATCGCCCTTGCCCTCAAGGACGGTTTCAGCGAAGAGGAATTGCAGCGCGCCAAGTCCGGCATCCTGCAACAGCGCAACCAGCAACGCGCCGGCAACGACAATGTGGCCGCGACATGGACCTTGCTGATGAACCAGGACCGCAACTTCCTGTGGCAGCAGGAAATCGACCGCAAGCTGGCCAGCCTGACGCTGGCCCAGGTCAACGCGGCCTTGCGCAAGTATGTCGATCCGGCCCGCATGACCACCGTCATCGCCCGCGACGAGACCAAGGTCCGCAAGCCCTGA
- a CDS encoding oxidative damage protection protein, with product MARMVHCIKLNKEAEGLDFPPYPGELGKRIFENVSKEAWAAWLKHQTMLVNENRLMLADARARKYLAAQMEKHFFGEGADAAAGYVPPSE from the coding sequence ATGGCACGCATGGTCCACTGCATCAAACTGAACAAGGAAGCCGAAGGCCTGGACTTCCCCCCGTACCCCGGCGAACTGGGCAAGCGCATCTTCGAGAACGTCTCCAAGGAAGCCTGGGCCGCCTGGCTCAAGCACCAGACCATGCTGGTCAACGAAAACCGCCTGATGCTGGCCGACGCCCGCGCCCGCAAGTACCTGGCCGCGCAGATGGAAAAGCACTTCTTCGGCGAAGGCGCCGACGCTGCCGCCGGTTACGTGCCGCCCAGCGAATAA
- the dcd gene encoding dCTP deaminase: MAIKSDKWIRRMAEQEGMIEPYEPGQVRTAADGSKIVSYGTSSYGYDIRCADEFKIFTNINSTIVDPKNFDEKSFVDFKGDVCIIPPNSFALARTVEYFRIPRSVLTICLGKSTYARCGIIVNVTPFEPEWEGYVTLEFSNTTPLPAKIYAGEGCAQVLFFESDEVCETSYKDRGGKYQGQHGVTLPKT, from the coding sequence ATGGCCATCAAGTCAGACAAGTGGATCCGCCGCATGGCGGAGCAGGAAGGAATGATCGAACCTTACGAGCCGGGGCAGGTACGCACGGCGGCCGACGGCAGCAAGATCGTTTCCTACGGCACCTCGTCCTATGGCTACGATATCCGCTGCGCCGACGAATTCAAGATCTTCACCAACATCAATTCCACCATCGTCGATCCCAAGAACTTCGATGAGAAGTCCTTCGTGGATTTCAAGGGCGATGTCTGCATCATCCCGCCGAACTCCTTCGCGCTGGCGCGTACCGTCGAATACTTCCGCATTCCGCGCAGCGTACTGACGATCTGCCTGGGCAAGTCCACCTATGCGCGCTGCGGCATCATCGTCAACGTCACGCCCTTCGAGCCGGAATGGGAAGGTTACGTCACCCTGGAGTTCTCCAACACCACGCCGCTGCCAGCCAAGATCTACGCTGGCGAAGGCTGCGCCCAGGTGCTGTTCTTCGAGAGCGATGAAGTCTGCGAGACTTCCTACAAGGATCGCGGTGGCAAGTACCAGGGGCAGCATGGGGTGACCTTGCCCAAGACCTGA